In Rhodovulum sulfidophilum DSM 1374, the following are encoded in one genomic region:
- a CDS encoding tetratricopeptide repeat protein, whose protein sequence is MRRGAVLAAVFCTACSASGTLSPAYRGLPAPNGAAHPATAVDGLVVGHRLMAAGEYDLALRAYYRAAAEHGLSADVLSGIGSANLRLGRLGQAETQLRRAISANARFVPAWNNLGVVLMEKGEPGEARRVFETAFALDSGRSEDIRRNLRLAIAKTENPDYDSPRNQGTTFELVRRGEGRYLLLAPP, encoded by the coding sequence CTGCGCCGCGGCGCGGTGCTGGCCGCGGTCTTCTGCACCGCCTGCAGCGCGTCGGGGACGCTTTCGCCGGCCTATCGCGGCCTGCCCGCCCCGAACGGCGCGGCGCATCCGGCAACGGCGGTCGACGGGCTCGTCGTCGGTCACCGTCTGATGGCGGCGGGCGAATACGACCTGGCGCTGAGGGCCTATTACCGCGCCGCGGCCGAGCACGGGCTGAGCGCCGATGTGCTGTCGGGCATCGGCTCGGCCAATCTCCGGCTCGGACGGCTCGGCCAGGCCGAGACCCAGTTGCGGCGCGCGATTTCCGCGAATGCGCGCTTCGTGCCGGCCTGGAACAATCTCGGCGTGGTGCTGATGGAAAAAGGCGAGCCCGGCGAGGCCCGGCGGGTCTTCGAGACCGCCTTCGCGCTGGACAGCGGCCGGTCCGAGGACATTCGCCGCAATCTGCGGCTCGCTATCGCAAAGACAGAAAATCCCGACTATGATTCACCTCGGAACCAAGGCACCACCTTCGAACTGGTTCGGCGCGGCGAGGGCAGATACCTGCTTCTGGCCCCGCCCTGA
- a CDS encoding type II secretion system F family protein, producing the protein MAFVDLVNGWLTDRLGPLGPLIAMGLLGLGLVALSLPVFLRRRSDPLDKLRRQVRAAETAGARDPQAALRHASGPDRLDRFSTLLEPRDEKALSAARLRLIRAGYRSKSSVRLFHFAQFALGLLFLAAGLVHAFVLNAGGNIGTSGVILSVLLPGAVGYYLPKYWVERRLQSRQEDLTNGFPDSLDMMLVCVEAGQSLDQSILRVARELRPGFPALAAEYEIVSNELKAGKDRVQVLRDMSERCGITDISFFITVLIQSATFGTSIADALRVFSAEMRDKRVMRAEEKANKLPTKLTLGTMMFTVPPLLIILIGPSIYEIYDTLQNADF; encoded by the coding sequence ATGGCCTTCGTCGATCTCGTCAATGGCTGGCTCACCGACCGCCTCGGCCCGCTCGGTCCGCTGATCGCGATGGGGCTGCTCGGGCTCGGGCTGGTCGCGCTGTCGCTGCCGGTCTTCCTGCGGCGCCGGAGCGATCCGCTCGACAAGCTCAGGCGCCAGGTCCGCGCGGCCGAGACCGCCGGCGCCCGCGACCCGCAGGCAGCGCTGCGCCATGCCTCGGGACCCGACCGGCTCGACCGCTTCTCGACCCTTCTCGAACCCCGGGACGAAAAGGCGCTCTCGGCCGCGCGGCTCAGGCTGATACGGGCCGGATACCGCTCGAAATCATCGGTGCGGCTGTTCCATTTCGCGCAATTCGCGCTTGGGCTGCTGTTTCTGGCCGCCGGGCTGGTCCATGCCTTCGTGCTGAATGCGGGCGGCAATATCGGCACATCCGGGGTCATCCTCTCGGTGCTGCTGCCCGGCGCGGTCGGATATTACCTGCCCAAATACTGGGTCGAACGGCGGCTGCAGAGCCGGCAGGAGGACCTCACCAACGGCTTTCCCGACAGTCTCGACATGATGCTGGTCTGCGTCGAGGCCGGGCAGTCGCTCGACCAGTCGATCCTCCGCGTCGCCCGCGAATTGCGGCCGGGATTCCCCGCCTTGGCCGCGGAATACGAGATCGTGTCGAACGAGCTGAAGGCCGGCAAGGACCGGGTACAGGTGCTGCGCGACATGTCCGAACGCTGCGGCATCACCGATATCTCGTTCTTCATCACGGTGCTGATCCAGTCGGCGACCTTCGGCACTTCGATCGCCGATGCGCTGCGCGTATTTTCGGCCGAGATGCGCGACAAGCGCGTCATGCGCGCCGAGGAAAAGGCGAACAAGTTGCCGACCAAGCTGACTTTGGGCACGATGATGTTCACGGTGCCACCGCTGCTCATCATCCTGATCGGCCCCTCCATCTATGAGATCTACGACACGCTCCAGAACGCAGACTTCTGA